Proteins co-encoded in one Kribbella solani genomic window:
- a CDS encoding MerR family transcriptional regulator: MKSSDDLSIGELAERFGLATHVLRHWETMGLLRPARGPGGARYYTPSDLERVAIILMGKEAGFALGDLRALLSTDSPMDHRDVLRRQVSELEARITQAQTAKTLIEHALACPKPFATCPHARNRITANIPPAPSTKR; this comes from the coding sequence ATGAAGTCAAGCGACGACCTGTCCATCGGCGAGCTGGCCGAACGCTTCGGCCTCGCCACCCACGTACTCCGGCACTGGGAAACGATGGGCCTGCTCCGCCCCGCCCGCGGCCCCGGCGGCGCCCGCTACTACACACCCAGCGACCTGGAACGAGTAGCCATCATCCTGATGGGCAAAGAGGCCGGCTTCGCCCTGGGCGACCTACGCGCCCTGCTCTCCACCGACAGCCCGATGGACCACCGAGACGTCCTCCGCCGCCAGGTCAGCGAACTCGAAGCCCGCATCACCCAAGCCCAAACCGCCAAAACCCTGATCGAACACGCCCTCGCCTGCCCCAAACCCTTCGCCACCTGCCCCCACGCCCGAAACCGCATCACCGCCAACATCCCACCCGCCCCGAGCACCAAGCGCTGA
- a CDS encoding CYTH and CHAD domain-containing protein: MAPTEQLEIETKYDVDESTILPALHELPGVASVAQPVTLDLEATYYDTAELDLAANKVTLRRRTGGEDDGWHVKFPGTSGGRLEVRHPLDESAGEVSVGVVPVEVVGTVRVLVRDRALEPVVTLRTRRVVHRLLDADGGVLAEFADDRVTATVTGGEPESWREWEVELVDGDNALLEDAGELLLGVGARPASGPSKLARALGDRVPSYAEWTLPNKPLTSDLFRAYAGAQVNAIRERDPEVRRDVPDSIHKFRVATRRLRSALATYRPVIDRAAGDEIRAELKWLAGELGAARDAEVQREHFAAEVAEQPVELVIGRVAGRIDDHLRGVYQEGRAAALAALESERYFRLLDALDELIARPPVTTDDHKAKKQIRELLHHDYRRMRKAVRRSESAPTIADQDHELHEVRKAAKRLRYAAESAVPVLAEDAATLAVRAEEIQEVLGEHQDSVVSRDLLHHLSLQVFADGGNTFTYGRLHAAEESRATTSRAAFYNLWPTLNFHL; this comes from the coding sequence ATGGCACCGACCGAGCAGCTGGAAATCGAGACGAAGTACGACGTCGACGAGAGCACCATCCTGCCCGCGCTGCACGAACTGCCAGGCGTCGCGAGCGTCGCCCAACCGGTCACCCTGGACCTCGAAGCGACGTACTACGACACCGCCGAACTCGACCTCGCCGCGAACAAGGTAACCCTCCGCCGCCGCACCGGCGGCGAGGACGACGGCTGGCACGTGAAGTTCCCAGGCACGTCCGGCGGACGTCTCGAGGTCAGACATCCACTCGACGAATCGGCGGGGGAGGTGTCGGTTGGTGTGGTGCCGGTTGAGGTGGTGGGTACGGTTCGGGTGCTTGTCCGGGATCGTGCGCTCGAGCCGGTCGTGACCTTGCGGACGCGACGGGTCGTACACCGGTTGCTCGACGCAGACGGCGGCGTACTCGCGGAGTTCGCCGACGACCGGGTGACCGCGACCGTCACCGGCGGCGAGCCGGAAAGCTGGCGCGAATGGGAAGTCGAGCTCGTCGACGGCGACAACGCTCTGCTCGAGGACGCGGGCGAGCTCCTGCTCGGCGTCGGCGCGCGACCCGCGTCCGGCCCGAGCAAGTTGGCCCGGGCGTTGGGCGATCGCGTCCCTTCGTACGCCGAGTGGACGCTGCCGAACAAGCCACTGACGTCGGACCTGTTCCGCGCGTACGCCGGCGCGCAGGTGAACGCGATCCGCGAACGCGATCCCGAGGTACGGCGCGATGTACCGGACTCGATCCACAAGTTCCGCGTCGCGACCCGCCGGCTGCGGTCGGCGCTGGCGACGTACCGTCCGGTGATCGACCGCGCGGCGGGTGACGAAATCCGGGCCGAGCTGAAATGGCTGGCCGGCGAGCTCGGCGCCGCGCGGGACGCCGAGGTCCAGCGCGAACATTTCGCCGCCGAGGTCGCCGAACAACCGGTCGAGCTGGTGATCGGTCGCGTCGCGGGGCGCATTGACGATCATTTGCGCGGTGTTTACCAGGAAGGCCGCGCCGCCGCGCTCGCCGCGCTGGAGAGCGAGCGGTACTTCCGGTTGCTGGACGCGCTCGACGAATTGATCGCCCGACCGCCCGTGACTACGGACGATCACAAAGCAAAGAAACAGATCCGCGAGCTGCTGCATCACGATTACCGCCGAATGCGCAAGGCCGTACGCCGATCCGAATCCGCGCCGACAATTGCTGACCAGGACCACGAGCTGCACGAGGTACGAAAGGCGGCAAAACGCCTGAGGTACGCGGCCGAATCAGCCGTACCCGTCCTCGCCGAAGACGCCGCGACGTTGGCCGTCCGAGCCGAAGAGATCCAAGAAGTCCTCGGCGAACACCAAGACTCGGTCGTCTCCCGAGACCTCCTCCACCACCTGTCCCTCCAGGTATTCGCAGATGGCGGAAACACCTTCACCTACGGCCGCCTACACGCCGCCGAAGAATCCCGAGCAACCACCTCCCGCGCAGCCTTCTACAACCTCTGGCCCACCCTGAACTTCCACCTGTAA
- a CDS encoding methyltransferase has product MGTDYVHGYTPAETRRLADQAGTLADLLHGGTTYAPGSRVLEAGCGVGAQTVQLVTRSPGIDLVSVDVSEESLAEAKSRVAAAAPYATVDWRHADLLDLRGEKFDHVFVCFVLEHLADPTDALARLREYLNPGGTITVIEGDHGSAIYHPRSPSAQAVVDCLVDLQAEAGGDSLIGRRLHPLLQQAGYGDVRVEPRTVYADPARPELVDGFTRKTFIAMVESVRERALAAGLRTEAEWAAGIRDLERAAEAGGTFHYTFFKGVGRR; this is encoded by the coding sequence ATGGGAACTGACTACGTCCACGGCTACACCCCGGCGGAGACACGCCGCCTCGCCGACCAGGCCGGGACCCTCGCGGACCTGCTGCACGGCGGCACCACCTATGCACCGGGCAGCCGGGTCCTCGAAGCGGGCTGCGGCGTCGGCGCGCAGACCGTACAGCTGGTCACCCGCAGCCCCGGCATCGACCTCGTCTCGGTGGATGTCTCCGAGGAATCGCTCGCGGAGGCCAAGAGCCGGGTCGCGGCAGCAGCGCCGTACGCGACTGTCGACTGGCGACACGCGGACCTCCTCGACCTGCGCGGCGAGAAGTTCGACCACGTCTTTGTCTGCTTCGTCCTCGAGCACCTCGCCGACCCGACCGACGCGCTCGCCCGGCTCCGCGAGTACCTCAACCCCGGCGGCACCATCACCGTGATCGAAGGCGACCACGGGTCGGCGATCTACCATCCGCGCAGCCCGAGCGCGCAGGCCGTCGTCGACTGTCTGGTCGATCTCCAGGCCGAAGCTGGTGGCGACTCGCTGATCGGCCGGCGATTGCATCCGCTGCTGCAGCAGGCCGGATACGGCGACGTACGCGTCGAGCCGCGGACCGTCTACGCCGACCCGGCCCGGCCGGAGCTCGTCGACGGGTTCACCCGCAAGACGTTCATCGCGATGGTCGAATCCGTCCGCGAACGCGCGCTCGCCGCGGGGCTGCGGACCGAAGCCGAATGGGCCGCGGGCATCCGCGACCTCGAACGCGCCGCCGAGGCCGGCGGCACCTTTCACTACACGTTCTTCAAGGGAGTTGGGCGAAGATGA
- a CDS encoding PLP-dependent aminotransferase family protein, with translation MNRSNQPDIGRSNGPRAGADFLQLDAAEAPAGGLADWLTDHLRTAISTGHLPVGTRLPATRTLATDLGVSRGVVTEAYQRLTEDGQVAGRGRAGTVVVAAPISTAPPITNHLAGTPTELNEPGMEIFDQLRDAPARIDLTPGVPDLAAFPRTGWLRAERAVLGDLASAQFGYGDPAGTPALRRAVAAWLAQYRGIAADPDDLIIVAGVAQAIGLVAQVLAERDIHEIAVEDPGSLGSRQHLSSWGMRVPPIPVDDNGLRVDVLRESRARVVMVTPAHHFPTGVVLEGERRRDLIQWAADGGLILEDDYDAEHRYDRPPVPALRAMLGDQVIYVGSVSKLLAPALRIGWMLAPAQYKDELINKKRLADLGNAALPQLTLAQLMESGELERQLRFLRRRHRTRRDAMVNAIHKHLPTATIHGAAAGLHLTITFDNPVDDVELAAAALRSGVKCHPLSWHCQLPHAPGLVLGYAARTPTEITTAIATIAGELHYDRR, from the coding sequence GTGAACAGATCCAATCAGCCCGATATTGGCAGGTCCAATGGGCCGCGGGCCGGAGCGGACTTCCTCCAGCTGGACGCTGCCGAGGCACCTGCCGGCGGGCTCGCGGACTGGCTCACCGACCACCTCCGGACGGCGATCTCCACCGGCCACCTCCCGGTCGGCACCCGCCTCCCAGCCACCCGCACCCTCGCCACCGACCTCGGCGTCTCCCGCGGCGTGGTCACCGAGGCCTACCAACGCCTGACCGAGGACGGGCAGGTCGCGGGCCGAGGTCGCGCCGGGACGGTGGTTGTTGCTGCCCCGATCAGTACCGCGCCTCCCATCACCAACCACCTTGCAGGCACGCCGACCGAACTGAACGAACCCGGGATGGAGATCTTCGACCAGCTACGGGACGCGCCTGCGCGGATCGACCTGACGCCGGGGGTGCCGGATCTGGCGGCGTTTCCGCGGACCGGCTGGTTACGGGCGGAGCGGGCGGTGCTGGGCGATCTGGCGTCGGCGCAGTTCGGGTACGGCGACCCGGCGGGGACTCCCGCGCTTCGCCGGGCAGTCGCCGCGTGGCTGGCGCAATATCGCGGTATCGCCGCTGACCCGGACGACCTGATCATCGTCGCCGGGGTCGCGCAGGCGATCGGCCTGGTCGCGCAGGTACTCGCCGAGCGCGACATCCACGAGATCGCCGTCGAGGACCCGGGCTCACTCGGCTCGCGCCAGCACCTGAGCAGCTGGGGCATGCGCGTCCCGCCGATCCCGGTCGACGACAACGGCCTCCGCGTGGACGTACTGCGCGAATCCCGGGCGCGCGTGGTGATGGTGACCCCGGCGCATCATTTCCCGACCGGCGTGGTCCTGGAGGGCGAACGGCGCCGCGACCTGATCCAGTGGGCTGCCGACGGCGGGCTGATCCTGGAGGACGACTACGACGCCGAGCACCGGTACGACCGCCCGCCGGTGCCCGCGCTCCGGGCGATGCTCGGTGACCAGGTGATCTATGTCGGCAGTGTCTCGAAGTTACTCGCTCCCGCGTTGCGGATCGGCTGGATGCTCGCACCCGCCCAGTACAAGGACGAACTGATCAACAAGAAGCGGCTCGCCGACCTGGGTAATGCTGCCCTGCCGCAGCTCACCCTCGCGCAGCTGATGGAGTCCGGCGAGCTCGAACGGCAGCTCCGCTTCCTCCGCCGCCGGCACCGGACCCGCCGGGACGCGATGGTGAACGCAATCCACAAGCACTTGCCGACCGCAACGATCCACGGCGCCGCCGCCGGTCTGCACCTGACCATCACCTTCGACAACCCGGTCGACGACGTCGAGCTGGCCGCGGCGGCTTTGCGCAGCGGCGTGAAATGCCATCCGCTGTCCTGGCACTGCCAGCTCCCGCACGCCCCCGGCCTGGTCCTCGGCTACGCCGCCCGCACCCCCACGGAGATCACCACCGCCATCGCCACCATCGCCGGAGAGTTGCATTACGACAGGAGGTAG
- a CDS encoding FecCD family ABC transporter permease: MFIVLVGAFALTRGDYTLPIEEVLRTLSGHGTLITYDVVVNNRLPRILTGVGVGMAFGMSGAIFQRLARNPLVSPDLIGINAGAALAAVLIITVIGSGWIPLGALVGSLVSALCVYLLAYRNGVSGNRLVLVGVGVTAIVGSLTAYLLTLADIYTAKSASMWLAGSLAGRSWTHVVLIGITLFAGVPAAIVVERQLRVLELGDDLARALGARVETVRGVLIALGVGLAAMATATAGPIGFVALVAPQLTRRLVADRAARLPTSGAIGALLVVASDLIARTVVAPTVLPVGVVTAFLGAPYLLFLIGRRVA; the protein is encoded by the coding sequence GTGTTCATTGTGCTCGTTGGCGCGTTTGCACTGACTCGGGGCGATTACACGCTGCCGATCGAGGAAGTCCTTCGTACGCTGTCGGGGCATGGCACTTTGATCACGTACGACGTCGTGGTGAACAACCGATTGCCTCGTATTCTCACCGGCGTCGGTGTCGGGATGGCGTTCGGGATGTCGGGGGCGATCTTTCAGCGGCTGGCCCGGAATCCGTTGGTCAGCCCGGATTTGATCGGCATCAACGCGGGGGCCGCGCTGGCCGCCGTACTGATCATCACCGTGATCGGGAGTGGGTGGATTCCGCTCGGTGCGCTTGTCGGTTCATTGGTTTCGGCGTTATGCGTTTACCTGCTCGCGTACCGGAACGGGGTGTCCGGGAATCGGCTCGTTCTCGTCGGGGTCGGCGTGACGGCGATCGTCGGTTCGTTGACGGCGTACCTGCTGACGTTGGCCGATATCTACACGGCGAAAAGCGCGTCGATGTGGCTGGCCGGGAGTCTCGCGGGACGGTCGTGGACGCATGTCGTACTGATCGGAATCACCTTGTTTGCCGGGGTTCCGGCGGCGATAGTGGTCGAGCGGCAACTCCGGGTGCTGGAGCTCGGCGACGACTTGGCGCGGGCGCTCGGCGCGCGGGTCGAGACCGTGCGCGGCGTACTGATCGCGCTCGGCGTCGGGCTGGCGGCGATGGCGACGGCGACCGCGGGGCCGATCGGTTTCGTCGCGCTGGTCGCTCCGCAATTGACCCGCCGCCTGGTCGCCGACCGCGCGGCCCGGCTGCCGACATCCGGCGCGATCGGCGCGTTGCTGGTGGTCGCGTCGGACCTGATCGCCCGAACGGTGGTCGCACCAACGGTCCTGCCAGTCGGCGTGGTCACCGCATTCCTCGGCGCGCCGTACCTGCTGTTCCTGATCGGTCGCCGAGTTGCATGA
- a CDS encoding FecCD family ABC transporter permease, translating into MKKAGGLALCVAVLGVAVVLSLCAGNRWIGIGEVYRALTEFGGSDTDRVIRYLRLPRTLAGVLVGIALGLSGGVMQGVTRNPLADPGILGVNAGAAVAVVAAIGLFGVHSLNGYVWFAMGGALVATVVVYLVGAVGGTTPVKLALAGAAISALLGSITSAVTLLDLSTLNEYRFWVVGSLSLADQGIVAQAVPFVAVGTFLALMLGRSLNQLALGEDLARALGTRVMLVRSLAGLAVVVLAGTATAIAGPIGFLGLAVPHVARTIVGPDQRWILPWSMVLSPAVLLLADVVGRVAARPAELQVGIVTALVGAPLFIALVRRRRMASL; encoded by the coding sequence GTGAAGAAAGCGGGCGGTCTCGCCCTCTGCGTCGCGGTGCTCGGGGTCGCCGTGGTGCTGTCGTTGTGCGCCGGCAACCGGTGGATCGGGATCGGTGAGGTGTACCGGGCGCTGACCGAGTTCGGCGGCAGCGACACCGATCGGGTGATCCGGTACTTGCGGCTGCCGCGCACGCTGGCCGGGGTGCTCGTCGGCATCGCGCTGGGCCTGTCGGGCGGGGTGATGCAGGGCGTCACCCGGAATCCGCTCGCCGATCCGGGCATCCTCGGCGTGAACGCGGGCGCGGCGGTGGCGGTGGTCGCGGCGATCGGGCTGTTCGGGGTGCACAGCCTGAATGGCTACGTCTGGTTCGCGATGGGCGGCGCGCTGGTGGCGACCGTGGTCGTCTACCTGGTCGGGGCGGTCGGCGGTACGACGCCGGTGAAGCTCGCGCTGGCCGGCGCGGCGATCTCCGCGTTGCTGGGCTCGATCACCTCGGCGGTGACGTTGCTCGACCTGTCCACGTTGAACGAGTATCGCTTCTGGGTGGTCGGATCGTTGTCACTCGCGGACCAGGGGATCGTCGCCCAAGCGGTCCCATTTGTTGCTGTGGGCACCTTTTTGGCGCTGATGCTGGGGCGATCGCTGAATCAGCTTGCGCTCGGCGAGGATCTGGCTCGCGCGCTCGGTACGCGGGTGATGCTGGTGCGGTCGCTGGCCGGTCTTGCGGTGGTTGTGCTGGCCGGTACGGCGACTGCTATCGCTGGTCCGATCGGGTTTCTCGGTCTGGCCGTACCGCATGTCGCGCGGACGATTGTCGGGCCGGATCAGCGGTGGATTCTGCCTTGGTCGATGGTGCTTTCTCCGGCTGTACTGCTGCTTGCCGATGTTGTTGGTCGCGTCGCGGCACGGCCGGCCGAGTTGCAGGTCGGAATTGTCACCGCGTTGGTGGGTGCGCCGTTGTTCATCGCCCTGGTCCGGCGGCGGCGAATGGCATCACTGTGA
- a CDS encoding ABC transporter substrate-binding protein — protein sequence MAVVRVVAAVLSLSLLAGCGPAAEAGSRADAITVKNCGIDVTVNGPPKRVFAAYQPAIEMAHALGISDRLVGTAYLDARVLPEYAAAQAKAKYFKNLPSREELLSQNPDFVLSGFNDVFSAGGSDSSFGSRKSLADLGVRTWIFSPLCPTADGKGDEAIDPATVSMDNVYADLRDLGRLFGVEDRAESVIADQQRRIAAVGNAVKNAPRPTVAIIRPALEGGGLTVSGGPDFGTVLIRQAGGVNAFADLTSKRNVKISVEEFIKRDPDYVLISGCCDAAMTAASSQPDVDKLLANPAYANLKAVRNRHVIPWLFANHSAGVRGAYTTENLAHILHPDLVK from the coding sequence ATGGCCGTTGTACGCGTTGTTGCCGCTGTCCTGTCCCTGTCGTTGCTGGCCGGCTGTGGTCCCGCCGCCGAGGCCGGCTCGCGCGCCGACGCGATCACCGTGAAGAACTGCGGGATCGACGTCACCGTCAACGGTCCACCGAAGCGCGTGTTCGCCGCGTACCAGCCGGCCATCGAAATGGCGCACGCGCTGGGTATCTCCGATCGGCTGGTCGGCACGGCGTACCTCGATGCGCGGGTGCTGCCGGAGTACGCCGCCGCGCAGGCGAAGGCGAAGTACTTCAAGAACCTGCCGAGTCGTGAGGAACTGCTCAGTCAGAACCCGGATTTCGTGCTGTCCGGGTTCAACGACGTGTTCAGCGCGGGCGGTAGCGACTCGAGTTTCGGTAGCCGGAAGAGCCTGGCCGACCTCGGCGTACGTACCTGGATCTTCAGCCCGCTCTGCCCGACCGCGGACGGCAAGGGCGACGAGGCGATCGACCCGGCGACGGTCTCGATGGACAACGTGTACGCGGACCTGCGTGATCTCGGCCGGCTGTTCGGCGTCGAGGACCGGGCCGAGAGCGTGATCGCGGACCAGCAGCGCCGGATCGCCGCGGTCGGGAACGCGGTCAAGAACGCGCCGCGGCCGACCGTCGCGATCATCCGGCCGGCGCTCGAAGGCGGTGGTCTGACGGTTTCCGGCGGACCGGATTTCGGTACCGTGCTGATCCGGCAGGCCGGTGGCGTGAACGCGTTCGCGGACCTGACTTCGAAGCGGAACGTGAAGATCAGCGTTGAGGAGTTCATCAAGCGCGATCCGGACTACGTACTGATCAGCGGGTGTTGCGACGCAGCCATGACGGCCGCGTCGTCGCAGCCCGATGTGGACAAGCTGCTGGCCAACCCGGCGTACGCGAATCTCAAGGCGGTACGCAACCGGCACGTGATCCCGTGGCTGTTCGCGAATCACTCGGCCGGAGTGCGGGGCGCGTACACCACCGAGAACCTGGCACACATCCTGCATCCTGACCTGGTCAAGTGA
- a CDS encoding MFS transporter, which produces MALSLRTRFSRLRVDLTPWRGSRDFRILLVSGSVFFLGGMVGYVALPYQLYQLTGSNFAVGAMGLVTIAPLVVFGLYGGALADHVERRKLLVGTGLAQVVISALMVANTLLPNPQIWLIYVCGALNAIASSLQRPSRDALLPRVVKHAEIPAAVALSSLTAQIGQLAGPALGGVLVGSVGVTWAFSVELVGIIFATLLYARLGSYRPSEQTSAPSLRAIGGGITYAFRRKDLLATYLVDMVGMFLAMPIVLFPAFATEVLKEPKLLGLLYSAEAVGAMCASLTSGWAKHVHHQGRAVVLATMCWGAAVGVAGLAPNIWFAIAFFAVAGAADMVSGLFRAVIWNQTIPDEMRGRLAGIEMLGYSLGPLGGQARSGVVADLTTVRTAIVSGGALCVVGVLGTAAWLREFWRYDARTDEHAVRERQLRAAG; this is translated from the coding sequence GTGGCTCTAAGTCTCCGGACCCGCTTTTCCCGGCTGCGGGTGGATCTGACCCCGTGGCGTGGCTCGCGGGATTTCCGCATTCTGCTGGTGTCCGGCTCGGTGTTCTTCCTCGGCGGCATGGTCGGGTACGTCGCCCTGCCGTACCAGCTGTACCAACTGACCGGCTCCAACTTCGCGGTCGGCGCGATGGGTCTGGTGACGATCGCGCCACTGGTCGTGTTCGGCCTGTACGGCGGCGCGCTCGCGGACCATGTGGAACGCCGGAAGCTCCTGGTCGGTACCGGACTGGCGCAGGTGGTCATCTCCGCGCTGATGGTCGCCAACACCCTGCTGCCGAATCCACAGATCTGGCTGATCTACGTCTGTGGCGCACTGAACGCGATCGCGTCGTCACTCCAGCGGCCGAGCCGTGACGCGCTGCTGCCGCGGGTGGTGAAGCACGCGGAGATCCCGGCAGCGGTCGCGCTGAGCTCCCTGACCGCCCAGATCGGCCAGCTGGCCGGGCCGGCGCTAGGTGGGGTGCTGGTCGGTTCGGTCGGCGTGACCTGGGCGTTCAGCGTCGAGCTGGTCGGCATCATCTTCGCGACCCTGCTGTACGCCCGCCTCGGCTCGTACCGGCCGAGTGAGCAGACGTCCGCGCCCAGTCTGCGGGCGATCGGTGGCGGGATCACGTACGCGTTCCGGCGCAAGGATCTGCTGGCGACGTACCTGGTGGACATGGTCGGGATGTTCTTGGCGATGCCGATCGTGCTGTTCCCGGCGTTCGCGACCGAGGTACTGAAGGAACCGAAGCTGCTTGGTCTGCTGTACAGCGCGGAGGCGGTCGGGGCGATGTGCGCCAGCCTGACCAGTGGCTGGGCGAAGCACGTCCACCATCAGGGCCGGGCGGTGGTCCTGGCGACGATGTGCTGGGGCGCGGCGGTCGGGGTCGCCGGGCTGGCCCCGAACATCTGGTTCGCGATCGCGTTCTTCGCCGTCGCCGGGGCGGCCGACATGGTGTCGGGGCTGTTCCGTGCCGTGATCTGGAACCAGACGATCCCGGACGAGATGCGCGGCCGGCTGGCGGGGATCGAGATGCTCGGCTACTCCCTCGGCCCGCTCGGCGGCCAGGCTCGCTCTGGCGTGGTCGCGGACCTGACCACAGTCCGGACCGCGATCGTCAGCGGCGGCGCGCTGTGCGTCGTGGGCGTACTAGGTACCGCGGCCTGGTTACGCGAGTTCTGGCGCTACGACGCCCGCACCGACGAACACGCCGTCCGCGAAAGACAACTCCGCGCCGCGGGCTAG
- a CDS encoding sterol carrier family protein: MPVPLQQALQRYDNGTADRADLKLLTKELLKILVAKAPGHAVEVRVPPYGAVQCIEGPRHTRGTPGAVIELPPELWISVALGRTTWAEARATGKLRASGERTDLSALLPLT, translated from the coding sequence ATGCCCGTTCCCCTTCAGCAGGCCTTGCAGCGTTACGACAACGGTACGGCGGATCGCGCCGACCTGAAGCTGTTGACGAAGGAGTTGCTGAAGATCCTGGTCGCGAAGGCACCAGGACATGCGGTCGAGGTACGCGTCCCGCCGTACGGCGCGGTGCAGTGCATCGAGGGACCGCGGCACACCCGTGGTACGCCCGGTGCGGTGATCGAACTGCCGCCGGAGCTGTGGATCTCGGTCGCCCTCGGCCGTACGACCTGGGCGGAGGCCCGCGCCACCGGCAAACTCCGCGCCAGCGGCGAACGAACCGACCTGAGCGCCCTACTGCCACTGACGTGA
- a CDS encoding alpha/beta fold hydrolase, protein MNVRRPIVLVAVLAVLVSGCGVASRAQNAGGGSTAPGIGSNPPSGPAGPIPTGLAKFYQQKLDWERCGTNQLCTTIEVPLDYTKPTGETIELRARKVLAKDRGGRIGTLFVNPGGPGASGQQLAQQAPMLFGTPLLRKFDIVGWDPRGVGESTPVKCLDTGQLDTMIATDPTPDDAAEITDLDKQAKIFASGCEKRSGRLLPHVSTKDTARDLDVLRGIVGDPQLNYLGMSYGTYLGATYAELFPKNVGRMVLDGAVDPSLTSAQMGMAQAQGFDRALDAFAEDCAQRSCKLGSTKSEVLAKVDQLVKDSDANPLPGNGNRKVTQALVVLGLIYPLYLKDFWPRLEDAVADGLAGNGARLLALADEYTDRQPTGYADNSNEAIIAVNCLDHPDVTSIPQLQAELPKFTAASPRFGPFLAWSSVSCMNWPVKPDNTPHKIVAAGSKPILVLGTTRDPATPYAWAVGLAHQLENGILVTRDGDGHTAYLSGNACVKNVVESYLAQGNTPAADIKC, encoded by the coding sequence GTGAATGTCCGCAGGCCGATCGTGCTGGTGGCAGTTCTCGCGGTACTGGTGAGTGGGTGTGGCGTAGCCAGTCGCGCGCAGAACGCCGGCGGTGGGAGTACGGCGCCGGGCATCGGAAGTAACCCGCCGAGTGGTCCCGCGGGGCCGATCCCAACCGGGCTGGCGAAGTTCTACCAGCAGAAACTGGACTGGGAGCGCTGCGGCACGAACCAGCTGTGTACGACCATCGAGGTCCCGCTCGACTACACCAAGCCGACCGGCGAGACGATCGAGCTGCGGGCCCGGAAGGTACTCGCCAAGGATCGCGGCGGCCGGATCGGCACGCTCTTCGTCAACCCGGGTGGACCGGGCGCGTCGGGTCAGCAACTCGCTCAGCAGGCGCCGATGCTGTTCGGCACGCCGTTGTTGCGGAAGTTCGACATCGTCGGCTGGGATCCGCGCGGCGTCGGCGAGTCCACGCCGGTGAAGTGCCTGGACACCGGACAGCTGGACACGATGATCGCCACCGACCCGACACCGGACGACGCGGCCGAGATCACCGATCTGGACAAGCAGGCGAAGATCTTCGCGTCCGGCTGCGAGAAGCGCTCCGGCCGGCTGCTCCCGCACGTGTCCACGAAGGACACCGCGCGCGACCTGGACGTACTGCGTGGCATCGTCGGCGACCCGCAGCTCAACTACCTGGGCATGTCCTACGGCACGTACCTCGGTGCCACGTACGCCGAACTGTTCCCGAAGAACGTCGGCCGGATGGTCCTGGACGGCGCCGTCGATCCGTCGCTGACCTCGGCGCAGATGGGAATGGCGCAGGCGCAGGGCTTCGACCGGGCGCTGGACGCCTTCGCCGAGGACTGCGCGCAGCGGTCCTGCAAGCTCGGCAGTACGAAGAGCGAGGTACTCGCCAAGGTCGACCAGTTGGTCAAGGACAGCGACGCCAACCCGCTGCCGGGCAACGGAAACCGCAAGGTCACGCAGGCGCTGGTCGTGCTCGGACTGATCTACCCGCTGTACCTGAAGGATTTCTGGCCGCGGCTCGAGGACGCGGTCGCGGACGGTCTGGCCGGGAACGGTGCCCGGTTGCTCGCGCTCGCCGACGAGTACACCGATCGGCAGCCGACCGGGTACGCGGACAACTCGAACGAAGCGATCATCGCGGTGAACTGTCTCGATCACCCCGATGTCACCTCGATCCCGCAGTTGCAGGCGGAGTTGCCGAAGTTCACCGCGGCGTCACCGCGGTTCGGCCCGTTCCTGGCCTGGTCGTCGGTGTCGTGCATGAACTGGCCGGTGAAGCCGGACAACACCCCGCACAAGATCGTCGCGGCCGGCTCGAAGCCGATCCTGGTACTCGGAACCACCCGCGACCCGGCCACCCCGTACGCGTGGGCGGTCGGCCTGGCGCATCAGCTGGAAAACGGTATCCTCGTCACCCGCGACGGCGACGGCCATACCGCGTACCTGTCCGGGAACGCCTGCGTGAAGAACGTGGTCGAGAGCTATCTCGCCCAGGGCAACACGCCGGCCGCCGACATCAAATGCTGA